CTTTGGTGCCTCCATTGAGGTATCaacacccgcggtgctttcatccacacacacacccacacacacagtgatggtCCTGCTAGTGTCCTCATACGTGGAGCACCACTGTATACGAGAGAGGACCCTCACCTACCTCTCTAAACAGTACCACTGGGTGCTCAGGAAGGCTACCTCAATGTGGATCTTCATCAAGACCATCAGTAAGTCAAACAACTTTGTTTGCTTCTTCGACTAGAGCcgtgaaggtacatgtatatggggTGCTTTGATTTCAGGCGTAATGGCCAACAGTTTGTTCCCCAAAGATGTCCATTATAAAGAAGCCCTAATTTTGTAGCCTAGTTCATTGTATcccatgtgtacatgtgtacagggGGATGGTTGTGATCTGAAGAACTACAGTGTAgttacacgtacatgtacagtttatAAGAGATTTTAACTTACTGTTTGTTATGATAACTACATGATTCTACAGTTTTTGTTTACTGACAAAGCATTGCTAGTAGTATgattgtacataataataatccTAGATTTGTTTTTGCGTGGTGCTGAATTAAGAGGTTGCTGCATGTACCAGGATGACTAGGTATCCACTCATGCTATGGACAGCATGACATCACAACATTTTCACTCTTTTCTGTTTTTTCGCAATGCATGCACAGGTTACCCTCTCCCGCAAGCCTCCCCACATCCAGTCATGACAAGCTCATAGGGTCAGCGGTCTCATGCTAGCCAACCACACCAGCATGGCATTGGTGAGTGCTCCATATGTTACTTGTGTCTTACAAACATAGCCTTGGTAGATTATGCGTTTCCTCCTTGTGTTGGATGTTTGCTTACATCTGATCTCATGGTTGTGGGTGGCCTATATAGACACCTGGGAATGGTGTAAGAGGAATACAAATTTGAAGAATGTGGGTTCATAAAGTGCATGACCAACAGGTGTTCAATTTAAGCTATTCATCTGTGAttcccacataattatattgatttcAACCCCATCACCcaactgtgtacacacaccaaaccCTCCTACTGTTGCCATGATTGTGTTCACAGGGAAATGTGACAGTAGCCACAATTGTACTGTATCTGCTATTTCTACCAGTGTAATTTTTATGAAATGGAAATGGATTTGACGCACCTCATGCAGTAACAGGACACTTTCCATTGACATTATTTGGTCTTTAAGTTCAAAGTTCCACTGTAGTGTGCTGAGAGTATAGTGTTGCACTTTACACCCACCCATAAGTTGAAATGTATATCCCCTAAACTGacccccaccacccacacattaGTTGCAGCCAGTTTGACAGTCTGagaaagaaagaagctttTCTCAGCTTGATGACTCACAGAGGGTGGTCCAAGAGGTCATTGATGAGTACAGAGCCTCCACTGAACCTGACAACATCACCAGGGGAACATCGATAGGACTCATAAGATTACCACTATATTGTTCTACAAATTCAAGTTTATATCCCATCCCACTCGAGCTATCAAAAGTatacaaagtctaaaattaatggctgcatgctGCATCAGTGTTCTAGTGTTctagtagcaacactccatggacacatttttctacgcactcttcctgaaaaggctacaatggaattacaagtaagcaaaactaagcataactcgagaactaagcattattttgcaaattcacaaataaaaatccatgactagaagctaggcctgtgccaaatattcaaaTTTGTTCACCTATTCAAATTATTTATTCGCACTTcatcagcctattattcactTTATCAGCCTATATATTATTAATGACACCTATTATCAACATGCACAGCAGCGAAATAAAACACCTATATAGCACTAAAAATCATTACTATACTTAATTTCAGCAGCGAAATAACAAACTTTAGCACAAAAAATGTGGTTTCAACATTGATTGAACTGCAATTAGATTCACTGCCATGTAAAATGTGGGCGTGTTTTGAGCTACTGGCATGTGCaactcaatgaatatcataatTAAACTATTTCACAGTGCCTGTTATTCAAATTGCAAAAAgactgcctattattcaaaaaaATTTTCTGGAATATTGCctactatagaagcctatacatgtatagccacTGTCTCaatagcagttaaagcagtcgctgtccatgaaagtgtctattTCGCTTGAACACTTATTTTTGTGTCCCACATACACCATGCATACTCAGCATCATGCAGATGCCAACTATGACCTAAGTGCATGAGCATTCTGTTTgagctaatataattatgtaacctTTTACTCAAACACATGTACCAATCACTCTATCTCTGCGTACTGTGCAGCACAGGGTAATTATGATGTGTTACAGCAATTATAACATCTTTTCCATACAGAGTGGTGCCAAGCCTTAAGATTCTGCTATCACACTTACAAAATGAGCATTTCTACTACAAAATTATAACTCTTGTCTAATCGTATTGTTCGAGTGTGCATCCAGCTTTCACTTCGCTGCATGTGACTctagacaaataattattgtatacaaaaatatgtaactgcatgcacatcatcattactatagctatagttctgattaattattattatagtattttACACGTTTTAATTATATTAAAGATCGAGTccaactagcctcgattcaaagCCGCTTTAGAAAAGTAAAGCGGacttgagtcgaggctagAGTCCAACCTGTAATAAGTATACGGTATATCGGTtattaattaatgcatgcatagaaTTATGGCTGTtaataaatgtacatgcatacattgaGTGGTACACAAAAATAATTCTCCTATACACGCACAATTATGATAAGTCACTTAAAAGTACAGTTTGGGTAATGTTAGCATCTGTGTCAGTGCCTTTTGGATGTCTTTGGTTTTTTGGGAGCTATATAAGAAATAAACAGTGAATATACACGTATATCAGTAAAAATAACTTGTCGGTATTATCACaaactcatgcatgcactcaccagGCTTCTTGATTGATGACGATGCCTCTTCATGTGTTCTTTTTTTACCAGCAGGAGACAGGGAGTCACTAAGTTTTCTATCGGCAACCACAAGTGCTTGGCATGCATTCTCCAATTTTGTGACGTCTTTTTTGGACTTTTGAAAATCTTCCTCTGTTGCTTTTAGCTCATTTTTTTTCAACTGAATTGGCTTTTTTGATAGCTGCTGCAGTTCATACCCAAGTGCTTGAGATAAGTTGCTAGCTACAACTTTAAAGATCTTCAGCAGAGAGTTCTGAACATGACTTGAACAAAATGAAGCAAGCTTTTTAAATGCTGTACTAAGTATATCAAAATCTATTTCGAACACCCTTTCTTGGACATCAACAACCTTGGTATAGTCAAACTTCATTTTAAAAAAGAAGAAATACGGGATTTCTTTGGAAGCTGTCTCGTTTTTCTGCACTTTCTTCGTAGAACGTCTGATAGCAGGTTTAATAGCTTCATCACTGATAGCTGTGCATTTCGCAAAGTCTGGTTGCTCGACAGATGGAAATACAAAGGTGTCTAGTAGTTTGTTTGGATCCACATCACTTAAGTCGAGGAGGTCAGTGAGCTGGTGTAAGATTAAATATTGCTTGAGATCGCTAAGCATCGATTTAAGTTTTATGGATAAGATTTCTTTCATTTGTGCAATACCAACAATCCAAGTATTGtttacctagcctcgatcccaggccgagttttcgcttttataacggttaggcgaacaactgggcctggtactagttgtctgcgcatgcgtcaatcgttcgtcagattctgacgaatggatattctcgttcactttcgtgacatttatattcgtgtactatcgtgtactagaagtcagttcccgttttatcattattggacttgattggaatggctcttagctgaagcttctctcttctctgaagcttattctgaagactgaacaacaagggaagaggtataaagctttgtcaagcttgttaaggtcagatatttttgtgtgggccctatggccggctatgctatcaagtcttgttcatgtttggcaagaatgtaggtagactatagtttcatcattaatatggtggatcaagtgaagagtgtgagctagagaacttggtgctgccatcatcagctcgtcgacaatgacactataaccgagaaatttaatatgtatagatctacacgtatttaaaatgtctacttctctgtacaggagcaatggctaatatccagctatcccaacagtgctcctcttggctatactaacggacgagactggacagtttgaggtaagggtttaaccgtctttggtttcttttaatattgtcctatactcacagacacaggactggagtatgacctgctcattcgagcgttgctgggtagctcagagacatcaagagaatctacgttttctcaaccaatgagttacgagttggggcctagaatcagagaagtccagcagcctgctaaatctttttgaaacgtaatttgaaggcattcaatcatcctgaagttgccctgggtcactgtaattgtgctgcagcacaactggcaactccccaggcctttgtgaagcagctccctatgtgcatcttttgtgtactcactctgtgcattttctgtgtacaaatttccattattgatttattaaatatttttgccgaccacaaatatacaatgaaaatttgacgcatgcgcagacaactagtaccaggcccagttgttcgcctaaccgttataaaagcgaaaactcggcctgggatcgaggctattgtTTACCTTGTCTTTCGCGCTTTCAAGCATGGTTTGTCGAGCACCATGTACACACTGCAATACATATTTTTCATTATCATGCTGTCTTTTAAGACCTATTGATTTGAAGAAAGCTTGTGTGCTGATGTCATTCTCAAGTTTTGAAGTAACTGTATTCAGTTGAAAAGCAAAAGATTGAGCTACTTTTTCTGGGAAAGTAGTTTTAGACAGCTCACAAGCGTTTTGAAAGagattaattttttccacctgAGCTTTTTGTTTCTCTACACTATTTTCCTTACCCTGTATATCAACTTCTTGTTTTTTCTGGGTAATGGCTTCTTTCATTTTTGACATTTCCCCATGACAATCGTCCACAGCACTCTCTAAAAGAATTTCAGGACCATTAACACAGAGTGCCCACAGAAGCTTTGTTTTAACTTCTGGAAATCGACTAAATTTCTCAAGAACCTCAGCTAGTTTCTTTACATTTTTTGGGGTGTACTTTTTCAAAGAACCAATGGAATCCTTTGCAGGTGTTGATCGTAAATCATAATACTTCTTTCCATACATGTCTTCGTCTACAGCAGAAGGATCTCGTAGCCATTGTTGTGCTTCTTGTGCATACTTAGCACTGAAGCATACCGTTTGCTCTATTGATATTCCAATTTGCTCAGCCATTTCTTCTTGAAGTTTTTCGGGAGTCCAAGAACATTCATTCCCGTCGTAGCACAAGTCATATTTGTTGATGAGCACTAGCATCCTGTTTTGTTTATCCATCAGGCCAGGATGCAATGTTTTTATACCCTCAACAAGCTCAGTCACTGCACCCTTAGATACGTCATCGGCACTGACAACGAGTATGATGGCTGCTAGGCTTTTTAAAGCTGTTTTTGCAGCAGCAGTTGTTTTTTGGCTAGTAAATGTATCACTAGTGCCAGGCATATCAAGAATTTCAGGAGCAAAAGCTTGTCCAATCTCTGATAAAATAGCAACAGATGCACGGAGAATGAGTTCAGTGTACTGAATCTCACTTTTGCGATCCTCGATATTCAGTTTCGCAAGAAATGATTTAACAGATTTACCGCCTGATGCAAGATGAACTAAGCCATCACTATATTTTTTTCTTCCAAAAAGTTCTCCATTCGGAGATGCTGGATCGTGTACAATTCGGATTGAGCTGACCGTCTGCCTTTGAAACGATGATGGGAGAAAAGGCGAGCCTATAAAGGAATTGGCAGTTGTACTTTTGCCAGCATTAGTTAAGCCAACAAATCCTATTTGGACTGTGCCAGATGTTAACGCTGAAGAGATTCTTTCGAGCTCTTGAGAATGAGTGGACATTTCGAGCTCCCTAGCTATCGATTCAACTGTTTTAATTGCTTTGCTGGTATTCTTGACTTTTTCTTGTACTGACTCATTGCCTGCTCATGGTAatgacattaatttttcataaaataataataattagtaaACTTACAAATTTTGAGGTGAGTATTCCGGAGAGCTGTTAAAAGATCACTGTGAAGGATCTTGTTTTCTTCTAGTACAGAGATAAACTCCAAATACCTATTTCGATAGTCTTTAACACATTTTAGTATAGCTGTATACAGTGTGTTTCCCTTTTTAATGTCTGCGCCAGGTAGTGTACGTACTTCTTCCATAAGTGCTGCAGAAATAAACCCTTTGCTGTGAAGAGATTGAGCAATATTCAATGGGTCGCTGGAGAGTCCTCCACACACTTGGCTGCAACATTCCACGAGAGTGTTATAACCGTGGTTATAATTAGAACCTATATTCAAATGCAACATAAACATTATAAAACgacatccatgcatgcaagatACCTTGACTCGCCATGATTCTTTTCACTGTATACTGTAAGAATGACAAAGTAAGAAACAGAAGGAACTGTCCACTGAGTTTGTTGCAAAATGAAATAGCTAGATTTCTTATATGTTCTTGATTCTGATGTCAGTGAGACTTGTTTGGAACAACGAGTTCTATGCCTAAATGCAGCCTTTATACTGCATGTCACAACTGAATTTGTGCTGTCATGATATCCAGCCAATCTAAAAGCAGTCAGGTGATATAGACTCAgtgtgctataataattacatgcacgTATCACTAGCAAACTAGGGACTAGGGATACACTAGTCTTGAATTCCAGCTGGTTTgcgtgggagggagagaaccgTCTGGTGACTCGGGGCAGAACGTTCTGTCTGTCTGCTCCAATGAATATAATCTTCTTGCGGGTAATTAGGCTCCAATGAATATACGGAATGTTATTAATTGGTCCAACATTCCGTCCGACGACAGAAATCATAAAGTGTCTGACAACAATCCATCTCTGA
The Halichondria panicea chromosome 14, odHalPani1.1, whole genome shotgun sequence DNA segment above includes these coding regions:
- the LOC135347357 gene encoding uncharacterized protein LOC135347357; translation: MASQGSNYNHGYNTLVECCSQVCGGLSSDPLNIAQSLHSKGFISAALMEEVRTLPGADIKKGNTLYTAILKCVKDYRNRYLEFISVLEENKILHSDLLTALRNTHLKICNESVQEKVKNTSKAIKTVESIARELEMSTHSQELERISSALTSGTVQIGFVGLTNAGKSTTANSFIGSPFLPSSFQRQTVSSIRIVHDPASPNGELFGRKKYSDGLVHLASGGKSVKSFLAKLNIEDRKSEIQYTELILRASVAILSEIGQAFAPEILDMPGTSDTFTSQKTTAAAKTALKSLAAIILVVSADDVSKGAVTELVEGIKTLHPGLMDKQNRMLVLINKYDLCYDGNECSWTPEKLQEEMAEQIGISIEQTVCFSAKYAQEAQQWLRDPSAVDEDMYGKKYYDLRSTPAKDSIGSLKKYTPKNVKKLAEVLEKFSRFPEVKTKLLWALCVNGPEILLESAVDDCHGEMSKMKEAITQKKQEVDIQGKENSVEKQKAQVEKINLFQNACELSKTTFPEKVAQSFAFQLNTVTSKLENDISTQAFFKSIGLKRQHDNEKYVLQCVHGARQTMLESAKDKVNNTWIVGIAQMKEILSIKLKSMLSDLKQYLILHQLTDLLDLSDVDPNKLLDTFVFPSVEQPDFAKCTAISDEAIKPAIRRSTKKVQKNETASKEIPYFFFFKMKFDYTKVVDVQERVFEIDFDILSTAFKKLASFCSSHVQNSLLKIFKVVASNLSQALGYELQQLSKKPIQLKKNELKATEEDFQKSKKDVTKLENACQALVVADRKLSDSLSPAGKKRTHEEASSSIKKPAPKKPKTSKRH